Proteins from one Aquila chrysaetos chrysaetos chromosome 5, bAquChr1.4, whole genome shotgun sequence genomic window:
- the PYCR1 gene encoding pyrroline-5-carboxylate reductase 1, mitochondrial, with amino-acid sequence MSVGFIGAGQLAFALARGFTAAGVLAAHKITASSPDTDLPTVSGLRKMGVNFTVSNKDTVKSSDVLFLAVKPPIIPFILEEVGPDIEARHIVVSCAAGVTISSIEKKLSTFCPTPKVIRCMTNTPVIVREGATVYATGTHADVEDGKLVEQLMASVGFCTEVEEDLIDAVTGLSGSGPAYAFTALDALADGGVKMGLPRRLAVRLGAQALLGAAKMLLESEQHPGQLKDNVCSPGGATIHALHFLESGGFRSLLINAVEASCIRTRELQHLADQEKISPAAIKKTLLDKVKLESPSLSVASASKVSLFTNKSPSSKND; translated from the exons ATGAGCGTGGGGTTCATCGGGGCCGGGCAGCTCGCCTTCGCCCTGGCCAGGGGCTTCACGGCGGCAG GGGTCCTGGCCGCGCACAAGATCACGGCGAGCTCCCCGGACACCGACCTGCCCACCGTGAGCGGGCTGCGG AAAATGGGCGTGAACTTCACGGTGAGCAACAAGGACACGGTGAAGAGCAGCGATGTCCTCTTCCTGGCCGTGAAGCCCCCCATCATCCCCTTCATCCTGGAGGAAGTGGGCCCCGACATCGAGGCCCGCCACATCGTGGTCTCCTGCGCGGCCGGCGTCACCATCAGCTCTATCGAGAAG AAACTCTCTACCTTCTGCCCCACACCAAAAGTGATCAGGTGCATGACCAACACCCCTGTGATTGTCCGGGAAGGTGCTACAGTCTATGCCACTGGGACTCATGCGGATGTGGAGGATGGGAAGCTCGTGGAACAACTGATGGCCAGTGTAGGCTTCTGCACCGAGGTGGAAGAGGACCTGATAGATGCTGTAACGGGGCTCAGTGGCAGTGGCCCTGCATAT GCGTTCACTGCTCTGGATGCTCTGGCGGATGGGGGAGTGAAAATGGGACTTCCCCGCAGGCTGGCTGTTCGACTTGGAGCACAGGCTTTGCTG GGTGCTGCCAAAATGCTGTTAGAATCTGAGCAGCATCCTGGGCAGCTGAAGGACAACGTCTGCTCGCCTGGGGGAGCCACCATCCATGCCCTGCACTTCCTGGAGAGCGGTGGCTTTCGCTCACTCCTAATCAATGCTGTGGAGGCTTCCTGCATCCGGACAAG ggagctgcagcattTGGCAGACCAAGAGAAGATCTCCCCAGCAGCCATAAAGAAGACTTTGTTGGATAAGGTGAAGCTGGAGTCTCCTTCTCTGTCCGTGGCATCTGCCAGCAAAGTCAGTCTGTTCACCAACAAGAGCCCCAGCAGCAAGAACGACTGA
- the MYADML2 gene encoding myeloid-associated differentiation marker-like protein 2, translating into MMESTGGPYLNTAAVTSPVGIARLLQMTFGCTTFSLVAHQGGFSAAYGTFCMFVWTFCFAITVFIITCEFTHLHSCLTISWGNFTAAFAMLATLMSITAAVIYPLYFVQLGCYPIGCEVRDFRIAASVFAGLLFVVYAAEVFLTRAKPGQVTSYMATVSGLLKIVQAFVACIIFGALVNDSQYSKYVAMQWCVAVYSFCFVVTVVVVAFSVTGKTALLWFPFERSVVVYTFGAVLLYMSAAVIWPVFCFDSKYGSPRRPSLCAKGKCPWDSQLVIAIFTYVNLLLYVVDLAYSQRIRFVSHL; encoded by the coding sequence ATGATGGAAAGCACGGGAGGGCCGTATCTGAACACGGCTGCTGTGACATCCCCTGTGGGAATAGCTCGTTTGCTGCAGATGACGTTTGGATGCACCACGTTCAGCCTGGTAGCCCACCAGGGGGGATTCAGCGCGGCCTACGGCACTTTCTGCATGTTTGTCTGGACCTTCTGTTTCGCCATCACCGTCTTCATCATCACCTGCGAATTCACGCATCTGCACAGCTGCCTGACCATTTCCTGGGGAAACTTCACAGCTGCTTTTGCCATGCTCGCCACACTCATGTCCATCACGGCCGCAGTGATCTACCCGCTCTACTTTGTCCAGCTCGGCTGTTACCCCATCGGCTGTGAGGTGAGAGACTTTCGCATCGCAGCCAGCGTCTTCGCAGGCCTCCTGTTTGTTGTGTATGCCGCCGAGGTGTTCCTAACCAGGGCAAAGCCGGGACAAGTCACCAGCTACATGGCCACCGTCTCTGGGCTCCTGAAGATCGTACAGGCCTTCGTGGCCTGCATCATCTTTGGGGCACTGGTGAACGACAGCCAGTATAGCAAATACGTGGCAATGCAGTGGTGCGTGGCTGTctacagcttttgctttgtggTGACAGTGGTGGTAGTGGCCTTCAGCGTCACAGGTAAGACTGCCCTGCTGTGGTTCCCCTTCGAGCGCTCTGTGGTCGTCTACACTTTcggggctgtgctgctgtacaTGAGCGCAGCAGTCATCTGGCCGGTGTTCTGCTTTGACAGCAAGTACGGCTCCCCACGGCGCCCCAGCCTCTGCGCCAAGGGCAAGTGCCCCTGGGACAGCCAGCTGGTCATCGCCATCTTCACCTACGTGAACCTGCTGCTCTACGTCGTGGATCTGGCGTACTCCCAGCGCATCCGCTTTGTCTCGCACCTCTGA
- the NOTUM gene encoding palmitoleoyl-protein carboxylesterase NOTUM, whose product MGTAAVHLLLLLGLLHAGPGGEGRKGWRRRGPAARERGEAAAAAAAESFPLDFTAVEGNMDSFMAQVKSLAQSLYPCSAQALPHDLRLHLLHNASVTCNDGSPAGYYLKESKGSRRWLLFLEGGWYCFNRENCDTRYDTMRRLMSSREWPATRVGTGILSSQPEENPHWWNANMVFIPYCSSDVWSGASSKSEKNEYAFMGALIIQEVIKELVGKGLSTAKVLLLAGSSAGGTGVLLNVDRVAEQLEEMGYQGIQVRGLADSGWFLDNKQYRRTDCIDTITCAPTEAIRRGIRYWNGIVPERCKLQFKEGEEWNCFFGYKIYPTLRCPVFVVQWLFDEAQLTVDNVHLTGQPVQEGQWLYIQNLGRELRNTLKDVTASFAPACLSHEIITRNHWTDIQVKGTSLPRALHCWDRSLHESNKNGKAPLKGCPIHLIDSCPWPHCNPSCPTIRDQFTGQEMNVIQFLMHMGFDVQKMAQQQGLEPSKLLGMLSSGN is encoded by the exons ATGGGCACGGCGGCCGtgcacctcctgctgctgctggggctgctgcacgCCGGGCCCGGCGGCGAGGGCAGGAagggctggcggcggcggggcccggcggcccGCGAGcgcggcgaggcggcggcggcggccgcggccgaGAGCTTCCCGCTGGACTTCACCGCCGTGGAGGGCAACATGGACAGCTTCATGGCGCAGGTCAAGAGCCTGGCGCAGTCGCTGTACCCCTGCTCGGCCCAGGCGCTGCCGCACGACCTGCGCCTGCACCTCCTGCACAACGCCTCGGTCACCTGCAACGACGGCAGCCCGGCCGG CTACTACCTCAAGGAGTCCAAGGGCAGTCGGCGGTGGCTGCTCTTCCTGGAAG GAGGGTGGTACTGCTTCAACAGGGAGAACTGCGACACCCGCTACGACACCATGCGGAGGCTCATGAGCTCCAGGGAGTGGCCCGCGACCCGAGTGG GAACCGGGATCCTGTCATCACAGCCAGAAGAAAATCCCCACTGGTGGAATGCAAACATGGT ATTCATCCCTTATTGCTCAAGTGATGTTTGGAGCGGTGCCTCTTCCAAGTCTGAGAAAA ATGAATATGCCTTCATGGGAGCACTGATCATTCAGGAGGTTATAAAAGAGCTGGTGGGAAAAGGTCTTAGCACTGCGAAAGTGTTGCTGCTAGCAGGGAGCAG TGCTGGAGGGACAGGAGTGCTCCTGAATGTGGATCGAgtggcagagcagctggaggagatgggTTATCAAGGGATTCAGGTTCGAGGCTTGGCAGACTCTGGATGGTTCCTGGATAATAAACAGTATCGCAGAACTGACTGTATTGATACCATAACATGTGCTCCAACGGAAGCCATCAGAAGAGGAATAAG GTATTGGAATGGTATTGTTCCTGAACGCTGTAAGCTGCAGTTTAAAGAGGGAGAGGAATGGAATTGCTTTTTTGGATATAAGATTTACCCCACTCTTCGAT GTCCAGTCTTTGTTGTCCAGTGGCTCTTTGATGAGGCCCAACTTACTGTAGACAATGTACACCTCACTGGCCAGCCTGTTCAGGAAGGGCAGTGGCTCTACATCCAGAATCTGGGTAGGGAGCTGAGAAACACCTTAAAGGATGTGAC cgCTAGCTTTGCTCCTGCCTGTTTGTCTCATGAGATCATTACACGCAA TCACTGGACAGACATCCAGGTGAAGGGGACATCATTACCCCGTGCCCTGCACTGTTGGGATCGGAGCCTACATGAGAGCAACAAAAATGGGAAGGCCCCTCTGAAAGGCTGCCCAATTCATCTGATTGACAGCTGTCCATGGCCTCACTGCAACCCCTCGTGCCCCACTATCAGGGACCAGTTCACAGGGCAGGAGATGAATGTGATCCAGTTCCTCATGCACATGGGTTTTGATGTTCAGAAGATGGCACAGCAACAGGGCCTGGAGCCCAGTAAACTTCTGGGGATGCTCAGCAGTGGTAACTAG